In the genome of Segnochrobactrum spirostomi, the window GGGAGAAGCGCGGCCTGACCTATGGCGTCGAGACCTATCTCCTCGCCTACGACCACGCCGGCGTCCTCGCCGGCGGTCTCGCCACTCGCCCCGACAAGGCCGCGGAGGCGATGAAGGTGATCGACGGCGAGCTCCACCGCATGGCGACGGACGGGCCGAGCGCGGAGGAGCTCGCCGCGGCGAAGCGCTTCCTGATCGGCTCCTATCCGCTGCGCTTCGATAGCTCGTCGGCGATCGCCGGCCAGCTCCTCGGCATCCAGCTCGACGGCCTCGGGATCGACTACGTCAACAAGCGCAACGGCCTCATCGAGGCGGTGACGCTCGACGACGTGAAGCGCGTCGCCAAGCGCCTGCTCGACCACGGCGCGCCGACGGTGGTCTCCGTGACGCCGCCGAAGGGGTGAGCGGCGGGCGGGCGATCGGCCCAGTCCGATCAGACGATGCCGCCCTCCTGCCAGCGTGATGGCAGGAGGCTGCGCCTCCTTACGCCGGCGAAGCCGGTCCCACCTCGCGCGCATCCAGCCGTTCCGCTTCTTCGCTTCGGTCTTGTGATGGTGCCCAAGCTTTAGGCGCTCTGGCGAGACTCGGGGCAATCGGCTATGGCTCGACGCTCCGTGCCTCGAGGTGTGTCGTGTCCGCTCTCTCCGTCGTTCGATCCGCCGCGCGCGCCGGCTTGGCCGGTTCCGCGTGCCGGATCGCCGTGCAGCCTCGCGCGGCGGGGGACGGTCGATGAGGAGCGATCTCGGCCCCATTCCGGTGCTCGTCGGCGCCGCGGCGATCGCCGTGTTCGTCGGCCTCGACACCACGATGAAGTTCCTCCTGACCGACCTGCCGGTCGCCCAGGTAACCTTCCTGCGCTACGCCTTCGCGATCCCGTTCTGCATCGCCGCCTTCCTGAAGCGGCCCGAGCCGATCACCGTGCGCGCGATCCGCGCCAACGGCCTGCGCGGGGCGCTCATCGTCGCGACCGCCGTCACCTTCTTCTACGGCGTGACGATCCTGCCGCTCGCCGAGGCGATCGCGGTGCAGTTCCTCGCGCCCCTCTTCATCGCTGTGCTCGGCCGCTTCATCCTGCGCGAGCCGCTGCACCCGCGCATCCTCATTGGCATCGCGGCGGGCTTCGTCGGGGTGGTCGTCATCGTGCGCGCCCAGATCGGCGGCCATCACGACGTGCGCATGTTGTGGGGCTTCGCCTCCGCCGTCTGTGCCGCGTTCTGCTATGCGC includes:
- a CDS encoding DMT family transporter, which codes for MRSDLGPIPVLVGAAAIAVFVGLDTTMKFLLTDLPVAQVTFLRYAFAIPFCIAAFLKRPEPITVRAIRANGLRGALIVATAVTFFYGVTILPLAEAIAVQFLAPLFIAVLGRFILREPLHPRILIGIAAGFVGVVVIVRAQIGGHHDVRMLWGFASAVCAAFCYALSNVLLRRQSARDGVGLMVLLQTSAAAVFLLPAGAIAWHPIGSAQIGLFVFGACLGTIGQLTLTWAYARAPASRLAILEYTGFLWASLFGFAVFREVPNVDTVFGAAIIVVACLVALRRPGARRQPA